A window of the Coturnix japonica isolate 7356 chromosome 12, Coturnix japonica 2.1, whole genome shotgun sequence genome harbors these coding sequences:
- the RAF1 gene encoding RAF proto-oncogene serine/threonine-protein kinase isoform X1, translated as MEHIQGAWKTISNGFGLKDSVFDGPNCISPTIVQQFGYQRRASDDGKISDTSKTSNTIRVFLPNKQRTVVNVRNGMTLHDCLMKALKVRGLQPECCAVFRLVSEPKGKKVRLDWNTDAASLIGEELQVDFLDHVPLTTHNFARKTFLKLAFCDICQKFLLNGFRCQTCGYKFHEHCSTKVPTMCVDWSNIRQLLLFPNSNISDSGVPALPPLTMRRMRESVSRIPVSSQHRYSTPHVFTFNTSNPSSEGTLSQRQRSTSTPNVHMVSTTMPVDSRIIENNSLNASPSSWCRRFCLRGRDAIRNHSESASPSALSGSPNNMSPTGWSQPKTPVPAQRERAPGTNTQEKNKIRPRGQRDSSYYWEIEASEVMLSTRIGSGSFGTVYKGKWHGDVAVKILKVVDPTPEQFQAFRNEVAVLRKTRHVNILLFMGYMTKDNLAIVTQWCEGSSLYKHLHVQETKFQMFQLIDIARQTAQGMDYLHAKNIIHRDMKSNNIFLHEGLTVKIGDFGLATVKSRWSGSQQVEQPTGSILWMAPEVIRMQDSNPFSFQSDVYSYGIVLYELMTGELPYSHINNRDQIIFMVGRGYASPDLSKLYKNCPKAMKRLVADCLKKVREERPLFPQILSSIELLQHSLPKINRSASEPSLHRASHTEDINSCTLTSTRLPVF; from the exons ATGGAGCACATTCAGGGAGCTTGGAAGACTATCAGTAATGGTTTTGGACTCAAGGATTCTGTCTTTGATGGCCCAAACTGCATTTCACCGACCATTGTCCAGCAGTTTGGTTATCAGCGCCGAGCATCTGATGATGGCAAGATATCAGATACTTCCAAAACCAGTAATACCATTCGAGTTTTCTTGCCCAACAAGCAACGTACAGTG GTAAATGTGCGAAATGGGATGACCTTACATGATTGTCTCATGAAGGCACTTAAAGTGAGAGGTCTGCAGCCAGAATGCTGTGCAGTTTTTCGTCTTGTTTCTGAACCAAAAGG taaaaaagTGCGTTTGGATTGGAACACCGATGCTGCCTCCTTGATTGGTGAGGAACTGCAGGTGGACTTTCTTGATCATGTTCCGCTCACTACACACAATTTT gCTCGGAAGACGTTTCTAAAGCTTGCTTTCTGTGACATCTGCCAGAAGTTCCTCCTAAATGGGTTTCGGTGTCAGACGTGCGGTTATAAATTCcatgagcactgcagcactAAAGTTCCAACCATGTGCGTCGACTGGAGCAATATCAGGCAACTCTT ATTGTTCCCAAATTCAAATATCAGTGACAGTGGTGTCCCTGCACTACCTCCCTTGACAATGAGACGGATGCGGGAGTCTGTCTCCCGGATACCTGTTAG cTCCCAGCACAGATATTCTACACCTCATGTCTTTACGTTCAACACATCAAATCCTTCCTCTGAGGGCACCCTTTCCCAAAGACAGCGATCTACTTCCACACCAAATGTCCACATGGTTAGCACTACAATGCCAGTCGACAGCCGGATAATTGAG AATAACAGCCTGAATGCTTCTCCCAGTTCCTGGTGCAGACGATTTTGTTTGAGGGGAAGA GATGCAATTCGAAACCATAGTGAATCAG CTTCACCCTCTGCTCTGTCTGGGAGTCCTAACAATATGAGCCCGACTGGCTGGTCTCAGCCCAAAACCCCAGTCCCAGCCCAGAGAGAGCGAGCACCCGGAACCaatacacaagaaaaaaacaaaatt AGGCCTCGTGGACAAAGAGATTCTAGTTATTACTGGGAAATAGAAGCAAGTGAAGTCATGCTTTCTACCAGGATAGGGTCAGGTTCTTTTGGAACTGTTTACAAAGGCAAATGGCATG gGGATGTAgcagtgaaaatattaaagGTTGTAGATCCAACCCCAGAACAGTTTCAGGCCTTCAGAAACGAAGTGGCCGTATTAAG GAAGACTCGGCATGTGAATATTTTGCTCTTCATGGGCTACATGACTAAAGATAACCTGGCCATTGTTACTCAGTGGTGTGAGGGCAGCAGTCTGTATAAACACCTGCACGTTCAAGAGACCAAGTTCCAAATGTTCCAGCTCATTGACATTGCTCGGCAGACAGCACAGGGAATGGA CTATTTACATGCAAAGAATATCATCCACAGAGACATGAAATCCAATA ATATATTTCTTCATGAAGGCCTCACAGTGAAAATAGGAGACTTTGGTCTAGCAACTGTAAAATCCAGGTGGAGTGGATCGCAGCAGGTGGAGCAACCCACTGGTTCCATTTTGTGGATG GCACCAGAGGTGATACGGATGCAGGACAGTAATCCGTTCAGTTTTCAGTCAGATGTCTACTCCTATGGAATCGTACTGTATGAGCTCATGACAGGAGAGCTGCCCTACTCCCACATAAACAACCGCGACCAG ATTATTTTCATGGTTGGCCGAGGATATGCTTCCCCAGATCTCAGCAAGTTGTACAAGAACTGCCCCAAAGCAATGAAGAGGCTCGTAGCAGATTGTTTGAAGAAAGTTAGGGAAGAAAGACCCTTGTTTCCACAA ATACTGTCTTCCATTGAACTGCTGCAACATTCTTTACCCAAAATCAACCGGAGTGCTTCCGAACCATCTCTGCACCGCGCATCCCATACAGAGGACATAAATTCTTGCACATTAACATCCACAAGACTGCCTGTTTTTTAG
- the RAF1 gene encoding RAF proto-oncogene serine/threonine-protein kinase isoform X3, translated as MEHIQGAWKTISNGFGLKDSVFDGPNCISPTIVQQFGYQRRASDDGKISDTSKTSNTIRVFLPNKQRTVVNVRNGMTLHDCLMKALKVRGLQPECCAVFRLVSEPKGKKVRLDWNTDAASLIGEELQVDFLDHVPLTTHNFARKTFLKLAFCDICQKFLLNGFRCQTCGYKFHEHCSTKVPTMCVDWSNIRQLFSQHRYSTPHVFTFNTSNPSSEGTLSQRQRSTSTPNVHMVSTTMPVDSRIIENNSLNASPSSWCRRFCLRGRDAIRNHSESASPSALSGSPNNMSPTGWSQPKTPVPAQRERAPGTNTQEKNKIRPRGQRDSSYYWEIEASEVMLSTRIGSGSFGTVYKGKWHGDVAVKILKVVDPTPEQFQAFRNEVAVLRKTRHVNILLFMGYMTKDNLAIVTQWCEGSSLYKHLHVQETKFQMFQLIDIARQTAQGMDYLHAKNIIHRDMKSNNIFLHEGLTVKIGDFGLATVKSRWSGSQQVEQPTGSILWMAPEVIRMQDSNPFSFQSDVYSYGIVLYELMTGELPYSHINNRDQIIFMVGRGYASPDLSKLYKNCPKAMKRLVADCLKKVREERPLFPQILSSIELLQHSLPKINRSASEPSLHRASHTEDINSCTLTSTRLPVF; from the exons ATGGAGCACATTCAGGGAGCTTGGAAGACTATCAGTAATGGTTTTGGACTCAAGGATTCTGTCTTTGATGGCCCAAACTGCATTTCACCGACCATTGTCCAGCAGTTTGGTTATCAGCGCCGAGCATCTGATGATGGCAAGATATCAGATACTTCCAAAACCAGTAATACCATTCGAGTTTTCTTGCCCAACAAGCAACGTACAGTG GTAAATGTGCGAAATGGGATGACCTTACATGATTGTCTCATGAAGGCACTTAAAGTGAGAGGTCTGCAGCCAGAATGCTGTGCAGTTTTTCGTCTTGTTTCTGAACCAAAAGG taaaaaagTGCGTTTGGATTGGAACACCGATGCTGCCTCCTTGATTGGTGAGGAACTGCAGGTGGACTTTCTTGATCATGTTCCGCTCACTACACACAATTTT gCTCGGAAGACGTTTCTAAAGCTTGCTTTCTGTGACATCTGCCAGAAGTTCCTCCTAAATGGGTTTCGGTGTCAGACGTGCGGTTATAAATTCcatgagcactgcagcactAAAGTTCCAACCATGTGCGTCGACTGGAGCAATATCAGGCAACTCTT cTCCCAGCACAGATATTCTACACCTCATGTCTTTACGTTCAACACATCAAATCCTTCCTCTGAGGGCACCCTTTCCCAAAGACAGCGATCTACTTCCACACCAAATGTCCACATGGTTAGCACTACAATGCCAGTCGACAGCCGGATAATTGAG AATAACAGCCTGAATGCTTCTCCCAGTTCCTGGTGCAGACGATTTTGTTTGAGGGGAAGA GATGCAATTCGAAACCATAGTGAATCAG CTTCACCCTCTGCTCTGTCTGGGAGTCCTAACAATATGAGCCCGACTGGCTGGTCTCAGCCCAAAACCCCAGTCCCAGCCCAGAGAGAGCGAGCACCCGGAACCaatacacaagaaaaaaacaaaatt AGGCCTCGTGGACAAAGAGATTCTAGTTATTACTGGGAAATAGAAGCAAGTGAAGTCATGCTTTCTACCAGGATAGGGTCAGGTTCTTTTGGAACTGTTTACAAAGGCAAATGGCATG gGGATGTAgcagtgaaaatattaaagGTTGTAGATCCAACCCCAGAACAGTTTCAGGCCTTCAGAAACGAAGTGGCCGTATTAAG GAAGACTCGGCATGTGAATATTTTGCTCTTCATGGGCTACATGACTAAAGATAACCTGGCCATTGTTACTCAGTGGTGTGAGGGCAGCAGTCTGTATAAACACCTGCACGTTCAAGAGACCAAGTTCCAAATGTTCCAGCTCATTGACATTGCTCGGCAGACAGCACAGGGAATGGA CTATTTACATGCAAAGAATATCATCCACAGAGACATGAAATCCAATA ATATATTTCTTCATGAAGGCCTCACAGTGAAAATAGGAGACTTTGGTCTAGCAACTGTAAAATCCAGGTGGAGTGGATCGCAGCAGGTGGAGCAACCCACTGGTTCCATTTTGTGGATG GCACCAGAGGTGATACGGATGCAGGACAGTAATCCGTTCAGTTTTCAGTCAGATGTCTACTCCTATGGAATCGTACTGTATGAGCTCATGACAGGAGAGCTGCCCTACTCCCACATAAACAACCGCGACCAG ATTATTTTCATGGTTGGCCGAGGATATGCTTCCCCAGATCTCAGCAAGTTGTACAAGAACTGCCCCAAAGCAATGAAGAGGCTCGTAGCAGATTGTTTGAAGAAAGTTAGGGAAGAAAGACCCTTGTTTCCACAA ATACTGTCTTCCATTGAACTGCTGCAACATTCTTTACCCAAAATCAACCGGAGTGCTTCCGAACCATCTCTGCACCGCGCATCCCATACAGAGGACATAAATTCTTGCACATTAACATCCACAAGACTGCCTGTTTTTTAG
- the RAF1 gene encoding RAF proto-oncogene serine/threonine-protein kinase isoform X4, which produces MEHIQGAWKTISNGFGLKDSVFDGPNCISPTIVQQFGYQRRASDDGKISDTSKTSNTIRVFLPNKQRTVVNVRNGMTLHDCLMKALKVRGLQPECCAVFRLVSEPKGKKVRLDWNTDAASLIGEELQVDFLDHVPLTTHNFARKTFLKLAFCDICQKFLLNGFRCQTCGYKFHEHCSTKVPTMCVDWSNIRQLFSQHRYSTPHVFTFNTSNPSSEGTLSQRQRSTSTPNVHMVSTTMPVDSRIIEDAIRNHSESASPSALSGSPNNMSPTGWSQPKTPVPAQRERAPGTNTQEKNKIRPRGQRDSSYYWEIEASEVMLSTRIGSGSFGTVYKGKWHGDVAVKILKVVDPTPEQFQAFRNEVAVLRKTRHVNILLFMGYMTKDNLAIVTQWCEGSSLYKHLHVQETKFQMFQLIDIARQTAQGMDYLHAKNIIHRDMKSNNIFLHEGLTVKIGDFGLATVKSRWSGSQQVEQPTGSILWMAPEVIRMQDSNPFSFQSDVYSYGIVLYELMTGELPYSHINNRDQIIFMVGRGYASPDLSKLYKNCPKAMKRLVADCLKKVREERPLFPQILSSIELLQHSLPKINRSASEPSLHRASHTEDINSCTLTSTRLPVF; this is translated from the exons ATGGAGCACATTCAGGGAGCTTGGAAGACTATCAGTAATGGTTTTGGACTCAAGGATTCTGTCTTTGATGGCCCAAACTGCATTTCACCGACCATTGTCCAGCAGTTTGGTTATCAGCGCCGAGCATCTGATGATGGCAAGATATCAGATACTTCCAAAACCAGTAATACCATTCGAGTTTTCTTGCCCAACAAGCAACGTACAGTG GTAAATGTGCGAAATGGGATGACCTTACATGATTGTCTCATGAAGGCACTTAAAGTGAGAGGTCTGCAGCCAGAATGCTGTGCAGTTTTTCGTCTTGTTTCTGAACCAAAAGG taaaaaagTGCGTTTGGATTGGAACACCGATGCTGCCTCCTTGATTGGTGAGGAACTGCAGGTGGACTTTCTTGATCATGTTCCGCTCACTACACACAATTTT gCTCGGAAGACGTTTCTAAAGCTTGCTTTCTGTGACATCTGCCAGAAGTTCCTCCTAAATGGGTTTCGGTGTCAGACGTGCGGTTATAAATTCcatgagcactgcagcactAAAGTTCCAACCATGTGCGTCGACTGGAGCAATATCAGGCAACTCTT cTCCCAGCACAGATATTCTACACCTCATGTCTTTACGTTCAACACATCAAATCCTTCCTCTGAGGGCACCCTTTCCCAAAGACAGCGATCTACTTCCACACCAAATGTCCACATGGTTAGCACTACAATGCCAGTCGACAGCCGGATAATTGAG GATGCAATTCGAAACCATAGTGAATCAG CTTCACCCTCTGCTCTGTCTGGGAGTCCTAACAATATGAGCCCGACTGGCTGGTCTCAGCCCAAAACCCCAGTCCCAGCCCAGAGAGAGCGAGCACCCGGAACCaatacacaagaaaaaaacaaaatt AGGCCTCGTGGACAAAGAGATTCTAGTTATTACTGGGAAATAGAAGCAAGTGAAGTCATGCTTTCTACCAGGATAGGGTCAGGTTCTTTTGGAACTGTTTACAAAGGCAAATGGCATG gGGATGTAgcagtgaaaatattaaagGTTGTAGATCCAACCCCAGAACAGTTTCAGGCCTTCAGAAACGAAGTGGCCGTATTAAG GAAGACTCGGCATGTGAATATTTTGCTCTTCATGGGCTACATGACTAAAGATAACCTGGCCATTGTTACTCAGTGGTGTGAGGGCAGCAGTCTGTATAAACACCTGCACGTTCAAGAGACCAAGTTCCAAATGTTCCAGCTCATTGACATTGCTCGGCAGACAGCACAGGGAATGGA CTATTTACATGCAAAGAATATCATCCACAGAGACATGAAATCCAATA ATATATTTCTTCATGAAGGCCTCACAGTGAAAATAGGAGACTTTGGTCTAGCAACTGTAAAATCCAGGTGGAGTGGATCGCAGCAGGTGGAGCAACCCACTGGTTCCATTTTGTGGATG GCACCAGAGGTGATACGGATGCAGGACAGTAATCCGTTCAGTTTTCAGTCAGATGTCTACTCCTATGGAATCGTACTGTATGAGCTCATGACAGGAGAGCTGCCCTACTCCCACATAAACAACCGCGACCAG ATTATTTTCATGGTTGGCCGAGGATATGCTTCCCCAGATCTCAGCAAGTTGTACAAGAACTGCCCCAAAGCAATGAAGAGGCTCGTAGCAGATTGTTTGAAGAAAGTTAGGGAAGAAAGACCCTTGTTTCCACAA ATACTGTCTTCCATTGAACTGCTGCAACATTCTTTACCCAAAATCAACCGGAGTGCTTCCGAACCATCTCTGCACCGCGCATCCCATACAGAGGACATAAATTCTTGCACATTAACATCCACAAGACTGCCTGTTTTTTAG
- the RAF1 gene encoding RAF proto-oncogene serine/threonine-protein kinase isoform X2, with amino-acid sequence MEHIQGAWKTISNGFGLKDSVFDGPNCISPTIVQQFGYQRRASDDGKISDTSKTSNTIRVFLPNKQRTVVNVRNGMTLHDCLMKALKVRGLQPECCAVFRLVSEPKGKKVRLDWNTDAASLIGEELQVDFLDHVPLTTHNFARKTFLKLAFCDICQKFLLNGFRCQTCGYKFHEHCSTKVPTMCVDWSNIRQLLLFPNSNISDSGVPALPPLTMRRMRESVSRIPVSSQHRYSTPHVFTFNTSNPSSEGTLSQRQRSTSTPNVHMVSTTMPVDSRIIEDAIRNHSESASPSALSGSPNNMSPTGWSQPKTPVPAQRERAPGTNTQEKNKIRPRGQRDSSYYWEIEASEVMLSTRIGSGSFGTVYKGKWHGDVAVKILKVVDPTPEQFQAFRNEVAVLRKTRHVNILLFMGYMTKDNLAIVTQWCEGSSLYKHLHVQETKFQMFQLIDIARQTAQGMDYLHAKNIIHRDMKSNNIFLHEGLTVKIGDFGLATVKSRWSGSQQVEQPTGSILWMAPEVIRMQDSNPFSFQSDVYSYGIVLYELMTGELPYSHINNRDQIIFMVGRGYASPDLSKLYKNCPKAMKRLVADCLKKVREERPLFPQILSSIELLQHSLPKINRSASEPSLHRASHTEDINSCTLTSTRLPVF; translated from the exons ATGGAGCACATTCAGGGAGCTTGGAAGACTATCAGTAATGGTTTTGGACTCAAGGATTCTGTCTTTGATGGCCCAAACTGCATTTCACCGACCATTGTCCAGCAGTTTGGTTATCAGCGCCGAGCATCTGATGATGGCAAGATATCAGATACTTCCAAAACCAGTAATACCATTCGAGTTTTCTTGCCCAACAAGCAACGTACAGTG GTAAATGTGCGAAATGGGATGACCTTACATGATTGTCTCATGAAGGCACTTAAAGTGAGAGGTCTGCAGCCAGAATGCTGTGCAGTTTTTCGTCTTGTTTCTGAACCAAAAGG taaaaaagTGCGTTTGGATTGGAACACCGATGCTGCCTCCTTGATTGGTGAGGAACTGCAGGTGGACTTTCTTGATCATGTTCCGCTCACTACACACAATTTT gCTCGGAAGACGTTTCTAAAGCTTGCTTTCTGTGACATCTGCCAGAAGTTCCTCCTAAATGGGTTTCGGTGTCAGACGTGCGGTTATAAATTCcatgagcactgcagcactAAAGTTCCAACCATGTGCGTCGACTGGAGCAATATCAGGCAACTCTT ATTGTTCCCAAATTCAAATATCAGTGACAGTGGTGTCCCTGCACTACCTCCCTTGACAATGAGACGGATGCGGGAGTCTGTCTCCCGGATACCTGTTAG cTCCCAGCACAGATATTCTACACCTCATGTCTTTACGTTCAACACATCAAATCCTTCCTCTGAGGGCACCCTTTCCCAAAGACAGCGATCTACTTCCACACCAAATGTCCACATGGTTAGCACTACAATGCCAGTCGACAGCCGGATAATTGAG GATGCAATTCGAAACCATAGTGAATCAG CTTCACCCTCTGCTCTGTCTGGGAGTCCTAACAATATGAGCCCGACTGGCTGGTCTCAGCCCAAAACCCCAGTCCCAGCCCAGAGAGAGCGAGCACCCGGAACCaatacacaagaaaaaaacaaaatt AGGCCTCGTGGACAAAGAGATTCTAGTTATTACTGGGAAATAGAAGCAAGTGAAGTCATGCTTTCTACCAGGATAGGGTCAGGTTCTTTTGGAACTGTTTACAAAGGCAAATGGCATG gGGATGTAgcagtgaaaatattaaagGTTGTAGATCCAACCCCAGAACAGTTTCAGGCCTTCAGAAACGAAGTGGCCGTATTAAG GAAGACTCGGCATGTGAATATTTTGCTCTTCATGGGCTACATGACTAAAGATAACCTGGCCATTGTTACTCAGTGGTGTGAGGGCAGCAGTCTGTATAAACACCTGCACGTTCAAGAGACCAAGTTCCAAATGTTCCAGCTCATTGACATTGCTCGGCAGACAGCACAGGGAATGGA CTATTTACATGCAAAGAATATCATCCACAGAGACATGAAATCCAATA ATATATTTCTTCATGAAGGCCTCACAGTGAAAATAGGAGACTTTGGTCTAGCAACTGTAAAATCCAGGTGGAGTGGATCGCAGCAGGTGGAGCAACCCACTGGTTCCATTTTGTGGATG GCACCAGAGGTGATACGGATGCAGGACAGTAATCCGTTCAGTTTTCAGTCAGATGTCTACTCCTATGGAATCGTACTGTATGAGCTCATGACAGGAGAGCTGCCCTACTCCCACATAAACAACCGCGACCAG ATTATTTTCATGGTTGGCCGAGGATATGCTTCCCCAGATCTCAGCAAGTTGTACAAGAACTGCCCCAAAGCAATGAAGAGGCTCGTAGCAGATTGTTTGAAGAAAGTTAGGGAAGAAAGACCCTTGTTTCCACAA ATACTGTCTTCCATTGAACTGCTGCAACATTCTTTACCCAAAATCAACCGGAGTGCTTCCGAACCATCTCTGCACCGCGCATCCCATACAGAGGACATAAATTCTTGCACATTAACATCCACAAGACTGCCTGTTTTTTAG